One region of Cydia pomonella isolate Wapato2018A chromosome 9, ilCydPomo1, whole genome shotgun sequence genomic DNA includes:
- the LOC133521395 gene encoding protein nanos-like isoform X2 encodes MEKNVFSDYGTGSGSSARSSWASLDSWPSAALKQTQLGIADKQRQYQSADLLDLMVQRSTLQEMMSEFKMNGYDSPYNPDEDKRSNPPGDHIGMGPSSVYLRQKSWPEPEATPVQRLPRPRSEWIHSTTTPDLIKPPIFFNDDVGKAPSNWYLREKWSEQEMMTSQQVPRPKSEWIKSTTAPDITQANKFFDDLDLALPVKQLETISAEQVRVLNSLPNAVLYGLLRDLEQKRNETARNKRVPDECRFCKNNGERESYYRSHVLKDSGGRVTCPVLRKFVCKRCGARGDHAHTVKYCPLSTEEERVKSTAMMRSVRLASGRRRGQMEPAGDYVMFGETTPSFLRDYRSCAPLDPVWAELEQKLTL; translated from the exons ATGGAGAAGAATGTCTTTAGTGATTATGGTACTGGCAGCGGCAGTTCGGCAAGATCG TCATGGGCGAGCTTGGATTCGTGGCCTTCCGCAGCTCTGAAACAAACGCAGTTGGGTATTGCGGACAAACAGCGCCAGTATCAATCCGCAGATCTGCTAGATT TGATGGTGCAAAGAAGCACGCTGCAAGAAATGATGAGCGAATTCAAAATGAACGGGTACGACAGTCCGTACAACCCCGATGAAGATAAAAGATCCAACCCGCCAG GAGACCATATTGGCATGGGTCCATCGAGCGTATACCTGCGACAGAAGTCTTGGCCCGAACCAGAGGCTACGCCCGTGCAGCGCTTGCCGCGTCCCAGGTCTGAGTGGATCCACTCTACAACCACGCCCGATCTCATAAAGcctccaattttttttaatg ATGACGTCGGCAAGGCTCCTTCGAATTGGTACCTGCGGGAGAAGTGGTCTGAGCAAGAAATGATGACGTCACAGCAGGTGCCACGTCCAAAGTCGGAATGGATTAAATCCACCACTGCGCCAGATATTACACAGGCTAACAAATTCTTCGATG acCTGGACCTGGCATTGCCTGTGAAACAGCTGGAAACTATTTCGGCGGAGCAAGTGCGAGTGCTGAACTCGCTGCCGAACGCCGTGTTGTACGGACTGCTCCGGGACCTAGAGCAGAAAAGGAACGAGACAGCCAGGAACAAACGAGTACCAGAT GAATGCCGATTCTGCAAGAACAACGGCGAACGTGAATCGTACTACCGCTCGCACGTCCTGAAGGACTCTGGCGGGCGCGTGACGTGCCCCGTGCTGCGCAAGTTCGTGTGCAAGCGCTGCGGCGCGCGCGGCGACCACGCGCACACCGTCAAGTACTGCCCGCTCAGCACGGAAGAGG AACGCGTAAAATCTACAGCCATGATGCGCAGCGTGCGGTTGGCATCGGGGCGCCGCCGTGGGCAGATGGAGCCCGCGGGTGACTACGTCATGTTCGGCGAGACCACGCCCTCCTTCCTGCGCGACTACCGCTCCTGCGCCCCGCTTGATCCCGTGTGGGCCGAATTAGAGCAAAAGTTGACTTTATAA
- the LOC133521395 gene encoding protein nanos-like isoform X1 has translation MEKNVFSDYGTGSGSSARSSWASLDSWPSAALKQTQLGIADKQRQYQSADLLDLMVQRSTLQEMMSEFKMNGYDSPYNPDEDKRSNPPGDHIGMGPSSVYLRQKSWPEPEATPVQRLPRPRSEWIHSTTTPDLIKPPIFFNDDVGKAPSNWYLREKWSEQEMMTSQQVPRPKSEWIKSTTAPDITQANKFFDDLDLALPVKQLETISAEQVRVLNSLPNAVLYGLLRDLEQKRNETARNKRVPDQECRFCKNNGERESYYRSHVLKDSGGRVTCPVLRKFVCKRCGARGDHAHTVKYCPLSTEEERVKSTAMMRSVRLASGRRRGQMEPAGDYVMFGETTPSFLRDYRSCAPLDPVWAELEQKLTL, from the exons ATGGAGAAGAATGTCTTTAGTGATTATGGTACTGGCAGCGGCAGTTCGGCAAGATCG TCATGGGCGAGCTTGGATTCGTGGCCTTCCGCAGCTCTGAAACAAACGCAGTTGGGTATTGCGGACAAACAGCGCCAGTATCAATCCGCAGATCTGCTAGATT TGATGGTGCAAAGAAGCACGCTGCAAGAAATGATGAGCGAATTCAAAATGAACGGGTACGACAGTCCGTACAACCCCGATGAAGATAAAAGATCCAACCCGCCAG GAGACCATATTGGCATGGGTCCATCGAGCGTATACCTGCGACAGAAGTCTTGGCCCGAACCAGAGGCTACGCCCGTGCAGCGCTTGCCGCGTCCCAGGTCTGAGTGGATCCACTCTACAACCACGCCCGATCTCATAAAGcctccaattttttttaatg ATGACGTCGGCAAGGCTCCTTCGAATTGGTACCTGCGGGAGAAGTGGTCTGAGCAAGAAATGATGACGTCACAGCAGGTGCCACGTCCAAAGTCGGAATGGATTAAATCCACCACTGCGCCAGATATTACACAGGCTAACAAATTCTTCGATG acCTGGACCTGGCATTGCCTGTGAAACAGCTGGAAACTATTTCGGCGGAGCAAGTGCGAGTGCTGAACTCGCTGCCGAACGCCGTGTTGTACGGACTGCTCCGGGACCTAGAGCAGAAAAGGAACGAGACAGCCAGGAACAAACGAGTACCAGAT CAGGAATGCCGATTCTGCAAGAACAACGGCGAACGTGAATCGTACTACCGCTCGCACGTCCTGAAGGACTCTGGCGGGCGCGTGACGTGCCCCGTGCTGCGCAAGTTCGTGTGCAAGCGCTGCGGCGCGCGCGGCGACCACGCGCACACCGTCAAGTACTGCCCGCTCAGCACGGAAGAGG AACGCGTAAAATCTACAGCCATGATGCGCAGCGTGCGGTTGGCATCGGGGCGCCGCCGTGGGCAGATGGAGCCCGCGGGTGACTACGTCATGTTCGGCGAGACCACGCCCTCCTTCCTGCGCGACTACCGCTCCTGCGCCCCGCTTGATCCCGTGTGGGCCGAATTAGAGCAAAAGTTGACTTTATAA